In a single window of the Mugil cephalus isolate CIBA_MC_2020 chromosome 6, CIBA_Mcephalus_1.1, whole genome shotgun sequence genome:
- the tor3a gene encoding torsin-3A gives MDVRWLLPLLCALSAEADFFQFDSLCNVSTYYFNYIYCNIWEGECQPNQDDATQQVPTRDLWTGFCPDYVSLLHQWYCSLGQCCESGDCRITNNITGLSRDLQTKLHGQHLAQSVVLKAIQGFINNPESNKPLTLSFHGWSGTGKNFVARIIADNLYRDGVKSECVRLFIAPFHFPHARLVDTYKGQLREAIRDMVLRCPQTLFIFDEAEKLHPGLIDAIKPYMDHYDNVDGVSYRRAIFLFLSNIGGATINDVALDFWHSGQNREDIGMEDLEHRLRAETMESQGGFAQSELMSGHLIDFFVPFLPLEYRHVKLCARDAYTARGLETDEATLDEVAKAMLYVPKEERLFSAQGCKSIPQRINFFLP, from the exons ATGGATGTGCGCtggctgctgcctctgctctgcGCCCTGTCCGCAGAGGCCGACTTCTTCCAGTTCGACAGCCTTTGCAATGTCTCCACTTactattttaattacatttattgcaACATATGGGAGGGGGAGTGTCAGCCAAACCAAGACGATGCTACACAGCAAG TTCCTACCAGAGACCTGTGGACAGGTTTCTGTCCGGACTATGTCAGCCTGCTGCATCAGTGGTACTGTAGCCTGGGACAGTGCTGTGAATCCGGAGACTGCAGGATAACCAACAACATCACAG GACTGTCAAGGGACCTCCAGACGAAGCTCCACGGACAGCACCTGGCTCAGTCTGTGGTTCTCAAAGCCATCCAGGGTTTTATTAACAACCCAGAGTCCAACAAGCCACTGACGCTCTCCTTCCACGGCTGGTCTGGCACTGGCAAAAACTTTGTGGCCCGGATCATTGCTGATAACCTGTACAGAGATGGGGTGAAGAGTGAGTGTGTCCGACTGTTCATCGCCCCGTTCCACTTCCCACACGCCAGGCTGGTGGACACGTACAAG GGTCAGCTGCGAGAAGCGATCCGAGACATGGTGCTGCGCTGCCCTCAGActctgttcatctttgacgAGGCTGAAAAGCTCCATCCGGGCCTCATCGATGCCATCAAGCCCTACATGGATCACTATGACAACGTAGATGGGGTCAGCTACCGCAGGgccatcttcctcttcctcag TAACATTGGTGGTGCGACGATCAACGATGTAGCGCTGGACTTCTGGCACTCTGGTCAGAATAGAGAAGACATTGGTATGGAGGACCTGGAACATCGGCTACGAGCTGAGACTATGGAGTCTCAAG GTGGGTTTGCTCAGAGTGAGCTGATGTCCGGTCACCTCATTGACTTCTTTGTCCCCTTCCTGCCTCTGGAATACCGTCATGTCAAGCTCTGTGCACGGGACGCCTACACAGCACGAGGTCTCGAGACAGATGAAGCCACACTGGATGAGGTTGCCAAGGCGATGCTCTACGTCCCCAAAGaggagagactgttctcagccCAAGGATGCAAGTCCATACCACAGAGGATCAACTTC